In Oryzias melastigma strain HK-1 linkage group LG16, ASM292280v2, whole genome shotgun sequence, a single genomic region encodes these proteins:
- the megf8 gene encoding multiple epidermal growth factor-like domains protein 8, with amino-acid sequence MQLKRRELAVPVMASPLPVSVILLMVLLSAMLPVHQAGNCKGHRQVLRGPPGYVTDGPGNYSVNGNCEWLIKAPSNSHRIVLNFTFMDTECTYDYLFIYDGDSYQSPLLGSLSGNTLPQPIEAKSGKMLIHLFSDANYNLLGFNATYTFSLCPGACGGHGRCDSSTSKCQCHQGWGGASCTMSLCASACSVNGQCDKKGERCQCNSGFIGQICQLSFHDDSGAGQWWQVSEGNPYNPPRTGSAGVYLSSTGALYLFGGFDLNGALGDLIKYNFTSNQWESRSYGHSPLARHSHTAVDYKGNMVIYGGELANGSLACDVWMYRPLNDDWQQLGFSNSRGAPKLANHATAVVDSFMYVFGGRTEEDMFSSTLYRFGLHGSGRWETVQPTGGKPPATAGHSMVFHSPSRTLLVYGGHRPTTARFSVRVNSTDVFHVDKRFWTFFRSRFPATGPRERAFHTATVIGNYMVVYGGNVHIHYQEEKCYDEEIFFYHLGCHQWVSTGDRWSFNGEAVRGRYSHVAAVMEGRVLLVAGGYSGVARGDLVAYKVPLFVSSDQGDRDAVCAEALDESMCLKNPECSWCEGRCREYQPTNPCGSTGCLGLARFLSDCQSCLVFSGTPASLARAPGEFGWCVQNESCLPVSERSACRVDQISGAYGWWGERTLFLTSLHSCRTENYVPGLHLLTFQHPRNDSQPDKVSILRSTNIILSPTTEMDVALQFRGFIHPLWGGPPPAPPPTETVSLWARIQRLHFEARMAAGPNSTQLEVVGRWGAQQEKEYRMLVRADGSKLFSNLTRGNHYLFQAEGYLNNSGSGQTSEMALIWNRTLPGRSEISFLFLEPFRSGSCAGYMSCLACLSDQSCGWCPSLSRCLLRDSPDLEHCPEGDKGEGKGDGQRHLLLAPQHCTLCEEYRDCAACTQDPYCEWQINSSKKGDYQCSRRGRLEGSIYDPRNCPKVCNQRKTCGECLSNSSQCAWCESAQTCFYFAAYLTKYPFGECRDWYDSVHSVPQCKQCSALNTCTDCLRTFQCGWCGDYNNPTIGKCLRGDWAGVDDPSVYNCSVAVAEARAENPEPQTSAPPRPLDMMMEFEHLEEEEKDAVWSYPTCPDVEECRLGLHNCHAFATCINTPTSYECHCERGYTGDGTLHCNQTCYNECREGRCSGSPRFECECSLGWTSDPATLVLSGVECDVDCGCNFHSTCITAPGICDECQDWTTGPHCEHCRPGSFGSAVAGGGGCVPCQCNGHGDPLQGYCHNQTGQCYCTHNTQGPHCESCLPGYYGDPRNNGTCYRQCQGRSVLLSSTSSSTTPLSSSLGWRSGTEGKGGLSHCLWVLSITDNLKPCPSGFSCPPIALTLHPDSHTYCKGSYVYVFDGLPRFLGNGVVHSDHNLIGAFCGTTMSEPITVEATSGVMSVYFEANVTSNKPQGFNASFWVRRCRQSSEGDEQGSSTCPGGAQCQGGLCQCPQGYGGPHCDRPICPQDCGAAEGRGVCNTSLGVCVCSSNWAGADCSVLREQSSLIWETLMDTQLIKNKAYRFLHRMGHTLLSGLQGNIWMYGGLSLSEGILGNVYRYSVLNRNWTEIMTSSEDDGSTPSPRYHHASALLTGLKSTAKSHEAGHSLMFVVGGVTPGGVAMDTWSLNLSSLVWKEYKSSVLPPVAGHTLTVRRDSSLLLIGGYSPDNGFNHHLLEFRPQTGNWSIVAHTGTPPTGLYGHSAVYHEQTDAVYVFGGYRFQVETVEPSGELYSLYYPNLTWSLLVPSRGNKPPSRFFHAAALIKDTMVIIGGRTEAEDYSNSVSLYQINCNTWIEPISAIGNPVNRSVLLAMTEWDGHLFMSGGFNGVTLGRLVTLSVPSDPCALLPTQEACNSTTSSCIWCRGTCASADAAERTGCYSTLSCSPTPRQPDQCRRLKTCSECLARHPKTFSVSSQPALQCKWCTNCPEGACISSSVSCTSEHDCRINQREIFLSSNCTETSCEASDCPKCTASGKCMWTRQFKRTGETRRILSVNPTYDWTCFSYALLNVSPMQVESSPPLPCPPPCHSLQNCSSCLGSRGSDGGWQYCVWSMALQQCMSPSFVPLRCEAGMCGRLLSGGDSCSTECSQLTQCSHCIARPQCGWCAIPGGNGAGRCMQGGLDGVSEEVCPLGNTSWSFLRCPQEDECANGHHHCNSTQDCHDLPQGYHCTCKHGYILNSLSGQCEPVCAQGCVNGTCTSPGNCQCHFGFVGDNCSSQCSCNKHSNCESASRPDVCLQCHNNTIGTHCEKCKPLFVGSAKGGGSCRPCREFCQGNSDVCLSRDEDVKARDDPQSFPVDPDHIQMWVYEGPTEENAVCVNCQNNSFGDKCDSCHSGYFLIDGKCTKCQCNGHADTCDGKDGSGCPCQNNTESPPCLSSPQNDRKDCYKQQCSKCKDSFNGTPINGRQCYRQFNVDTECCFDPTSQTNCFHTTIRNLPKGRTVFFAAQPKFTNVDIRVTIDVTFGEVEVYVSNSHDTFIVDADKHTGIHTIRIEEESVTRGMNTWAEKDSPPSPIKVFANSSSSLGGPVLSNTPLQLQAKPPAAEREIREERSEGLITYITVWKPQTVLIVRRVRDRVVITFPHEVHSLKSSRFYIALRGVGTENQNGESQGLLFLRQDQAHIDLFVFFSVFFSCFFLFLSVCVLLWKIKQFLDFRREQRRHIQEMTKMASRPFAKLTIYLEPEEPQLIYLPSTGGGVGGSTVTLAHARTGKLGGVVVGQRGRAGPVSYKHEPGSGPTAHHHLTLGGGGGNNGQHLPLHYLNTHHYASTTTGPQVPHHHHPSTYSGYQHFCRSDPFLSQLMGFSYSSFKVGPITLEPTDDGMAGVATVLFQLPGGVLAPNRACLGSALVTLRQNLQEYCGHGSGGGHPGAGVGRKGLLGHQHLTTMAM; translated from the exons ATGCAACTAAAGAGACGGGAACTG GCAGTCCCAGTGATGGCCTCCCCTCTCCCAGTCTCAGTCATCCTCCTGATGGTTTTGCTGTCAGCCATGTTACCTGTCCACCAGGCAGGGAACTGCAAAGGCCACAGGCAGGTGTTGAGGGGACCGCCCGGTTACGTCACAGATGGTCCAGGAAACTACTCTGTCAATGGGAACTGCGAGTGGCTTATTAAAG CTCCCAGCAATAGTCACCGAATTGTCTTGAATTTCACCTTTATGGACACAGAGTGTACATACGACTACCTGTTTATATATGATGGCGACTCCTATCAGAGCCCTCTGCTTGGCAGTTTAAGTGGGAACACATTGCCTCAACCCATTGAAGCCAAATCTGGGAAG ATGCTTATTCACCTCTTCAGTGATGCTAATTACAACCTTCTGGGCTTCAATGCAACCTACACCTTCTCTTTGTGCCCGGGAGCCTGCGGGGGGCACGGCCGCTGTGATTCTTCAACATCTAAATGCCAATGCCATCAAGGTTGGGGGGGTGCTTCATGCACAATGAGTCTGTGTGCCTCTGCTTGTTCTGTGAATGGGCAATGTGACAAG AAAGGAGAACGTTGCCAGTGTAACTCAGGCTTCATTGGTCAGATCTGCCAGCTTAGTTTTCACGATGACAGTGGGGCGGGACAGTGGTGGCAGGTGAGTGAGGGGAACCCCTACAATCCTCCGAGAACGGGTTCTGCTGGCGTGTACCTGTCATCTACTGGAGCCTTGTATTTATTTGGTG GATTTGATTTAAATGGAGCTCTTGGAGACTTAATCAAGTACAATTTCACTTCTAACCAATGGGAAAGCAGGTCCTATGGTCATTCCCCt TTGGCTCGGCACTCTCACACAGCAGTAGACTATAAGGGTAACATGGTCATCTATGGAGGAGAATTGGCCAACGGCTCCCTGGCCTGTGATGTCTGGATGTACAGGCCTCTTAATGACGACTGGCAACAACTCGGCTTCTCCAACTCACGTGGTGCCCCGAAGCTGGCTAACCATGCCACCGCTGTAGTAGACAGTTTTATGTATGTCTTTGGAG GTCGCACTGAGGAGGACATGTTTTCCTCCACTCTGTATCGGTTTGGGTTGCACGGTTCTGGAAGGTGGGAGACGGTTCAACCAACTGGTGGGAAACCCCCCGCCACTGCCGGCCACTCCATGGTGTTCCACAGCCCATCCAGAACACTGCTTGTTTATGGAGGCCATAGGCCTACCACTGCCAG GTTTAGTGTGAGGGTGAACAGCACTGACGTCTTTCACGTGGACAAGCGCTTTTGGACCTTCTTCCGATCCCGTTTTCCAGCTACTGGTCCCAGAGAGAGAGCGTTCCACACTGCTACTGTCATTGGAAACTACATGGTGGTCTATG GAGGGAACGTTCACATTCACTACcaagaagaaaaatgctacgacgaggaaatctttttttatcatttgggGTGTCACCAGTGGGTGTCAACAGGAGATCGATGGTCTTTTA ATGGTGAAGCTGTGAGGGGCCGTTACTCCCACGTCGCTGCAGTGATGGAAGGAAGAGTGCTGCTGGTTGCTGGTGGTTACAGTGGTGTTGCTCGTGGAGACCTTGTGGCCTACAAAGTACCACTGTTTGTCAGCAGTGATCAAGGAGACAGG GATGCGGTTTGTGCGGAGGCACTCGATGAAAGCATGTGCCTGAAGAACCCAGAATGCAGCTGGTGTGAAGGACGCTGTAGAGAGTACCAGCCCACCAACCCG TGTGGCAGCACTGGTTGCCTGGGACTGGCTCGCTTCCTGTCTGACTGTCAGTCCTGTTTGGTGTTCAGTGGCACTCCAGCATCTCTAGCTCGAGCCCCCGGTGAATTTGGCTGGTGTGTTCAGAATGAGTCCTGCCTACCAGTGTCAG AGCGAAGTGCGTGCCGTGTGGACCAGATCTCAGGGGCGTACGGCTGGTGGGGGGAGCGTACCCTTTTCCTAACCTCCCTCCACTCCTGTCGCACCGAGAACTATGTCCCGGGACTGCACCTGCTCACCTTCCAGCACCCCCGCAACGACTCCCAGCCTGACAAG GTGTCCATCCTCCGCAGCACCAATATCATTCTTAGCCCCACCACAGAAATGGATGTAGCTCTACAGTTCAGGGGCTTCATCCACCCGTTGTGGGGTGGGCCTCCACCTGCACCCCCTCCCACAGAGACCGTCTCTTTGTGGGCTCGCATCCAGAGGCTTCATTTCGAGGCTCGAATGGCAGCCGGGCCCAACTCGACCCAACTG GAAGTGGTGGGTCGCTGGGGTGCACAGCAAGAAAAAGAGTACAGGATGCTGGTTCGAGCAGATGGGAGCAAATTGTTTTCTAACCTAACCAGAGGTAACCACTACCTCTTCCAAGCTGAGGGCTACCTCAACAACTCAGGCTCAGGACAGACCAGCGAGATGGCTCTGATCTGGAACAGAACATTACCTGGAAGGAGT GAGATCTCCTTTCTGTTCTTGGAGCCGTTCCGCTCAGGTTCCTGCGCAGGATACATGTCTTGCCTGGCCTGTCTGTCTGACCAGTCTTGTGGCTGGTGTCCATCTTTATCCCGCTGTCTGTTGCGTGACAGCCCAGACCTGGAACACTGTCCTGAGGGAGACAAGGGTGAAGGGAAAGGAGACGGTCAGCGCCATCTGCTGTTGGCTCCTCAACACTGCACGCTGTGTGAAGAGTACCGAGATTGTGCTGCTTGTACTCAG GACCCTTATTGTGAATGGCAAATAAACTCCAGCAAAAAAGGTGACTATCAGTGCAGCAGGCGTGGAAGATTAGAAGGCTCCATATATGATCCAAGAAACTGTCCTAAAGTCTGCAACCA GAGAAAGACGTGTGGCGAGTGCCTCTCAAACTCCAGCCAGTGTGCATGGTGTGAGTCAGCCCAGACCTGCTTCTATTTTGCCGCCTACCTCACAAAATACCCTTTTGGAGAGTGCAGGGACTGGTATGAcag TGTTCATTCCGTTCCTCAGTGTAAACAGTGTTCAGCTTTAAACACATGCACCGACTGCCTGCGGACGTTCCAGTGTGGCTGGTGCGGAGACTACAACAACCCTACGATTGGAAA ATGTTTGAGGGGAGACTGGGCAGGAGTGGACGATCCGTCTGTTTACAACTGCAGTGTGGCTGTAGCTGAAGCACGGGCTGAAAA CCCTGAACCGCAGACCTCTGCTCCACCCAGACCGCTCGATATGATGATGGAGTTTGAGCatctggaggaagaggagaaagatGCCGTCTGGTCTTACCCCACTTGCCCAGACGTAGAGGAATGCAGGCTGGGTCTTCACAACTGTCACGCCTTTGCCACTTGCATTAACACACCCACTTCATATGAGTGCCACTGTGAGAGGGGGTACACAGGAGATGGCACGCTGCACTGCAACCAAAC aTGCTACAATGAGTGTCGGGAGGGTCGGTGCAGCGGTAGCCCACGGTTTGAGTGTGAATGTTCCCTGGGGTGGACATCTGACCCCGCCACTCTGGTCCTGAGTGGAGTGGAATGTGATGTAGACTGTGGATGCAACTTCCACTCCACGTGTATCACTGCTCCGGGGATCTGTGATGAATGCCAAG ACTGGACCACAGGACCTCACTGTGAGCACTGCCGTCCTGGCAGCTTTGGCTCCGCAGTGGCTGGTGGCGGTGGCTGTGTGCCCTGCCAGTGTAACGGACACGGCGACCCTCTTCAAGGATACTGTCATAACCAGACAGGCCAGTGCTACTGCACTCACAACACTCAGGGACCACACTGCGAGTCCTGTCTTCCTGGTTACTATGGAGATCCCAG gAATAATGGTACGTGCTACCGACAGTGCCAGGGCCGCTCCGTCCTGCTCTCCTCCACATCCTCCTCCACCACGCCCCTATCATCGTCTCTGGGCTGGCGGAGTGGCACAGAAGGGAAAGGAGGACTGTCTCACTGTTTGTGGGTCTTATCCATCACTGACAATCTGAAACCGTGTCCATCTGGATTCTCCTGCCCTCCAATCGCCCTCACTCTTCACCCAGACTCCCACACGTACTGTAAA GGTTCTTATGTTTACGTGTTTGACGGCCTTCCTCGTTTTCTGGGGAACGGAGTGGTGCATTCTGATCACAACCTTATTGGAGCTTTTTGTGGGACCACGATGAGTGAGCCCATCACAGTGGAGGCCACCTCAG gtgtgatgTCGGTTTACTTTGAAGCCAACGTCACCTCAAACAAACCACAGGGCTTCAATGCGTCTTTCTGGGTCCGGCGATGCCGGCAGAGCTCTGAGGGAGATGAACAGGGATCATCCACGTGTCCGGGTGGAGCCCAGTGCCAGGGGGGGCTGTGCCAGTGTCCTCAGGGGTATGGGGGGCCACACTGTGATCGCCCAATATGCCCCCAGGATTGTGGAGCAGCGGAAGGAAGAGGAGTCTGTAATACA TCTTTGGGGGTGTGTGTATGCTCCAGTAACTGGGCTGGTGCTGACTGCTCGGTTCTGCGGGAGCAAAGCAGTTTGATTTGGGAGACACTGATGGACACCCAACTTATAAAG aacAAGGCCTACAGGTTCCTCCACAGGATGGGACACACTCTGTTGTCTGGACTGCAGGGAAACATCTGGATGTATGGAGGACTCTCGCTCTCAGAGGGAATTCTTGGCAATGTTTACAG ATATTCTGTGTTAAACCGTAACTGGACTGAAATCATGACAAGTTCTGAGGATGACGGTTCCACTCCAAGCCCCCGGTACCACCATGCCTCTGCCCTGCTGACCGGTTTAAAGTCTACTGCTAAAAGCCATGAAGCGGGCCACAGCCTCATGTTTGTAGTGGGTGGTGTCACTCCAGGAGGTGTTGCCATGGATACATGGAGTCTCAATCTCAGTAGTTTAGTCTGGAAGGAATACAAG AGCTCAGTGCTGCCCCCAGTGGCAGGCCACACTTTAACAGTGCGCCGAGACTCTTCTCTGCTGCTGATTGGCGGTTACTCTCCAGATAACGGCTTCAACCACCACCTACTCGAGTTCAGACCCCAAACAGGAAACTGGTCTATTGTTGCCCACACAGGCACACCACCTACGGGTTTATACGGCCACTCGGCTGTCTACCACGAGCAGACAGACGCTGTCTATGTGTTCGGAGGGTACCGCTTTCAAGTTGAAACAGTGGAGCCTTCAGGAGAGCTCTACAGTCTGTATTACCCCAACCTTACCTGGTCTCTGCTGGTTCCTTCACGGGGCAATAAG cCTCCCTCTCGTTTCTTTCATGCTGCTGCTTTGATCAAAGACACAATGGTTATTATTGGAGGGAGAACGGAAGCTGAAGACTACAGTAACTCTGTGTCCCTGTACCAGATCAACTGTAACACCTGGATAGAACCAA tCTCTGCCATAGGGAATCCTGTAAACCGCTCCGTGTTGTTGGCCATGACGGAATGGGACGGCCACCTTTTCATGTCAGGTGGTTTCAACGGGGTCACTCTGGGCAGACTAGTGACTCTGTCTGTGCCCTCTGACCCCTGCGCCTTGCTGCCCACACAAGAGGCCTGCAACTCCACCACGAGCAGCTGCATCTGGTGTCGAGGAACCTGTGCTTCTGCAGATGCTGCTGAGAG AACGGGCTGCTACTCTACACTGTCGTGCTCCCCAACTCCACGCCAACCAGACCAGTGTCGAAGGCTGAAGACTTGTAGCGAGTGCCTCGCCCGTCACCCTAAAACCTTTTCTGTTTCATCACAG CCTGCTTTACAGTGTAAGTGGTGCACAAACTGTCCAGAGGGGGCGTGCATCAGCAGTTCTGTCAGCTGCACCTCTGAGCACGACTGTCGGATCAACCAGAGAGAGATTTTTCTATCGAGCAACTGCACTGAAACGAGCTGCGAGGCCTCCGACTGCCCCAAATGCACGGCGTCTGGGAAATGCATGTGGACCCGGCAGTTCAAGCGCACAG GAGAGACGAGGCGCATCTTGAGTGTGAACCCCACCTATGACTGGACGTGCTTTAGCTACGCTCTACTCAATGTCTCCCCCATGCAAGTGGAgtcctctcctcctctgccGTGCCCTCCCCCCTGCCACAGCCTGCAGAACTGCAGCTCCTGTCTCGGCTCCAGAGGCTCTGATGGAGGGTGGCAGTACTGCGTGTGGAGCATGGCCCTGCAGCAG TGCATGAGCCCGTCTTTCGTGCCCCTGCGTTGTGAAGCGGGCATGTGCGGTCGATTACTTTCCGGGGGCGACTCCTGCTCTACGGAGTGTTCTCAGCTCACCCAGTGCTCCCACTGCATCGCCAGGCCTCAGTGCGGCTGGTGTGCTATCCCAGGAGGCAATGGGGCTGGACGCTGCATGCAAGGAGGTCTTGATG GTGTGAGTGAAGAGGTTTGTCCGCTAGGAAACACTAGTTGGTCTTTCCTGCGCTGTCCACAGGAGGATGAATGTGCGAACGGCCACCATCACTGCAACAGCACCCAGGACTGCCACGACCTGCCTCAGGGATATCACTGCACCTGCAAACACGGTTACATACTCAACAG TCTTTCTGGTCAATGTGAGCCGGTGTGTGCACAAGGTTGTGTCAATGGAACGTGCACATCTCCAGGAAACTGCCAGTGCCACTTCGGCTTTGTCGGGGACAACTGCTCCTCTCAGTGCAGCTGTAACAAACACAGTAACTGTGAGAGCGCCAGCAGACCGGACGTCTGTCTGCAGTGCCACAATAACACCATA ggTACACATTGTGAAAAATGCAAGCCACTTTTTGTAGGCTCTGCAAAAGGGGGAGGATCTTGTCGTCCTTGTCGGGAGTTTTGTCAAGGAAACAGTGATGTGTGTCTGTCGCGGGACGAAGACGTAAAGGCTCGTGATGATCCTCAGTCTTTCCCTGTGGATCCTGACCAC atTCAAATGTGGGTGTATGAAGGCCCCACGGAGGAAAACGCTGTTTGTGTGAATTGTCAAAATAACAGCTTTGGGGACAAATGTGACAGCTGTCACAGCGGTTACTTTTTAATTGATGGAAAGTGTACAAA ATGCCAGTGTAACGGCCATGCAGACACGTGTGATGGAAAGGATGGGTCAGGGTGCCCCTGCCAGAACAACACAGAGAGCCCCCCCTGCCTCAGCAGTCCTCAGAACGACCGCAAAGACTGCTACAAACAGCAG TGCTCCAAATGCAAAGACTCCTTCAATGGCACGCCGATAAATGGACGTCAGTGCTACCGTCAGTTCAACGTGGACACAGAGTGCTGCTTTGACCCCACGTCCCAAACAAACTGCTTTCACACAACTATCCGCAACCTGCCCAAGGGTCGCACCGTGTTCTTTGCTGCGCAGCCAAAGTTCACAAACGTGGATATTCGGGTCACAATAGACGTGACCTTTGGAGAGGTGGAGGTGTACGTGTCCAACTCGCATGATACCTTCATCGTGGATGCGGACAAACACACAGGAATTCACACCATCAGGATAGAGGAGGAATCAGTGACTCGTGGAATGAACACGTGGGCGGAAAAAGACTCTCCTCCGTCCCCGATAAAAGTGTTTGCTAATTCCTCGTCCAGCTTGGGAGGTCCCGTGCTCTCTAACACTCCACTGCAGCTGCAAGCCAAGCCTCCAGCTGCAGAGAGGGAAATCCGAGAGGAACGCTCTGAGGGACTCATTACCTACATAACTGTGTGGAAGCCGCAGACCGTGCTCATAGTCAGAAGAGTTCGAGACCGCGTGGTCATAACCTTCCCGCATGAAGTGCACTCCCTGAAGTCGAGTCGCTTCTACATCGCTCTGAGAGGCGTGGGAACCGAAAACCAAAACGGAGAATCTCAGGGTCTCCTGTTCCTGAGACAAGACCAGGCCCACATCGACCTTTTCGTCTTTTTCTCCGTTTTCTTCTcctgctttttccttttcctgtcCGTCTGTGTTCTCCTGTGGAAGATAAAGCAGTTCCTGGACTTCCGGCGGGAGCAGCGTCGCCACATTCAGGAGATGACCAAAATGGCATCCAGGCCTTTTGCTAAACTCACCATATACCTTGAGCCGGAGGAGCCCCAGCTCATCTATCTGCCCTCCACGGGTGGAGGCGTGGGGGGCAGCACTGTAACACTCGCTCATGCTCGCACGGGCAAGCTAGGCGGAGTGGTGGTGGGCCAAAGGGGCAGGGCGGGACCTGTGTCCTATAAACATGAGCCGGGCTCTGGACCAACCGCCCACCATCACCTCACCttaggaggaggaggcggcAACAATGGACAGCATCTACCACTGCACTACTTGAACACTCATCACTACGCCAGCACCACCACTGGCCCCCAAGTCccgcatcatcatcatccatccacctaCAGCGGCTACCAGCACTTTTGTCGTTCCGACCCTTTCCTCTCCCAGCTCATGGGCTTCTCCTATTCCTCCTTTAAGGTGGGGCCCATCACCTTAGAGCCCACAGATGACGGCATGGCCGGAGTGGCTACTGTCCTGTTCCAGCTCCCGGGGGGAGTCCTGGCTCCAAATCGTGCCTGTTTGGGTTCTGCACTGGTCACTTTGCGTCAGAATCTGCAAGAGTACTGTGGCCACGGTAGTGGAGGAGGTCACCCAGGGGCAGGTGTGGGGCGTAAGGGGCTGCTGGGTCATCAGCACCTGACCACAATGGCTATGTAG
- the trim35-28 gene encoding tripartite motif containing 35-28, which translates to MAETMEEEMPEESPLQQDLSCPVCQGIYEDPVLLPCTHSFCRRCLQRSWEHSRKCPVCRTKCEESQAVSNRALNSACQSFLSHTVRKSDQNRTPEEVCNIHLKPLELYCEKDEEPVCVDCVPLHSNHRLLSLKQGEGVCMQELEYRAKIFEKKMETFKKMNKKFSNAMEYVKFQAGQAENQIKAEFERLHAVLTREEALCLNALASEETKKIEELQSCLDNLNEDMIKLEELMEGLRKDMQKMDLPLLKDFRMIKRKAQWTKGEPYVPTNSLINMGLHVGSLGFKIWKKMQADIKYYPVILDPNTASPWLYLNPDLTSAKESPERLSVPENPERFDPCVFVLGAEGYSSGKHKWDVFVGNIPKWTVGVCKESVLRKKKFTVSPGRGVWAIGLSKEKYIIHTAERTELKVEKGIEKIRVKLDIDKGEVSFWDAGATKHLVTLTHKFEEKMFPLFGPGLYTSPMELPAGKIAVHTS; encoded by the exons ATGGCTGAAACCATGGAGGAGGAAATGCCGGAAGAGTCTCCTCTCCAGCAGGACCTGTCCTGCCCGGTGTGTCAGGGCATCTACGAGGACCCCGTGCTGCTGCCGTGCACCCACAGCTTCTGCCGCCGGTGCCTGCAGCGGAGCTGGGAGCACAGCCGCAAGTGTCCGGTCTGCAGAACCAAATGCGAGGAGTCGCAGGCCGTTTCTAACCGCGCGCTCAACAGCGCGTGCCAGAGCTTCCTGAGTCACACGGTGAGGAAGTCGGACCAGAACCGAACCCCCGAGGAAGTCTGCAACATCCACCTGAAGCCGCTGGAGCTGTACTGTGAGAAGGACGAGGAGCCCGTGTGTGTGGACTGCGTCCCCCTCCACAGCAACCACCGGCTGCTGTCGCTTAAACAGGGAGAGGGCGTCTGCATg caaGAGCTTGAATACAGAGCTAAAATCTTTGAGAAGAAAATggaaactttcaaaaaaatgaacaagaagtTCAGCAATGCAATGGAATACGTCAAG TTTCAAGCTGGACAAGCAGAAAACCAGATCAAGGCAGAGTTTGAGAGGCTCCACGCGGTGCTTACGAGGGAGGAAGCGTTGTGTCTGAACGCACTGGCCTcagaagaaaccaaaaaaattgaagaGTTACAGTCTTGTTTGGACAACTTGAACGAGGACATGATAAAGTTGGAGGAGCTCATGGAGGGTCTCAGGAAAGACATGCAGAAGATGGATCTCCCTCTTCTTAAG GATTTTAGGatgattaaaagaaa AGCCCAGTGGACTAAAGGCGAGCCTTACGTGCCGACTAACTCCCTTATAAACATGGGTTTGCATGTTGGTTCTCTAGGATTCAAAATATGGAAGAAGATGCAAGCTGATATAAAATACT ATCCTGTAATCCTGGATCCAAATACGGCCTCCCCGTGGCTTTACTTGAACCCTGACCTTACAAGTGCGAAGGAGAGCCCAGAACGCCTGTCTGTCCCCGAAAACCCAGAGCGCTTCGACCCCTGCGTCTTCGTTCTGGGCGCCGAAGGTTATTCGTCCGGCAAACACAAATGGGACGTCTTCGTCGGCAACATCCCCAAATGGACCGTGGGAGTGTGCAAAGAGTCCGTGCTCCGTAAAAAGAAGTTTACAGTGTCGCCGGGTCGTGGCGTGTGGGCCATAGGGCTTAGCAAAGAGAAGTACATCATCCACACAGCGGAGCGCACTGAGCTGAAAGTGGAGAAAGGCATTGAAAAGATCCGCGTCAAGCTTGACATTGATAAAGGAGAGGTGTCTTTTTGGGATGCAGGCGCAACAAAACACCTGGTCACGCTAACGcataaatttgaagaaaaaatgtttccactGTTCGGCCCTGGGCTTTACACTTCTCCAATGGAGCTGCCTGCAGGAAAAATAGCCGTGCATACATCTTAA